The following proteins are encoded in a genomic region of Phycisphaera sp.:
- a CDS encoding AAA family ATPase, producing the protein MDAEQQHSPEATQAAADKFRADYTAVRDQVARVVVGQQDIVDGLLTCLFTGGHALLEGVPGIGKTLMVRTLASALSLDFGRVQFTPDLMPADITGTTVIDEVETDSGQVKRQFVFQRGPIFAQMVLADEINRATPKTQSALLEAMQERSVTVAGTTHELPLPFFVLATQNPIEQEGTYPLPEAQLDRFFFKLQVGYANRAEMGEIIARTTGAVATSVESVLDAKTILEHQKLVRRVAVTDQVRDYAIRLVLSTHAKGRYSDGQFAPPMVNQFVRVGASPRAAQALILGAKCRALVDGRPSVAIEDVKAIALPALRHRIVVNFEAEAEGVASDPIVENIVQTLPVEGV; encoded by the coding sequence ATGGACGCGGAGCAGCAGCACAGCCCCGAAGCTACCCAGGCCGCCGCAGACAAGTTCCGCGCCGATTACACCGCCGTGCGCGACCAGGTCGCCCGCGTGGTGGTCGGCCAGCAAGACATCGTCGACGGCCTGTTGACCTGCCTGTTCACCGGGGGGCACGCGTTGCTCGAGGGCGTACCGGGCATCGGCAAGACGCTCATGGTGCGCACGCTGGCCAGCGCGCTCTCGCTCGACTTCGGTCGCGTGCAGTTCACGCCCGACCTGATGCCCGCGGACATCACCGGCACGACGGTGATCGATGAGGTCGAGACCGATTCGGGGCAGGTCAAGCGGCAGTTCGTGTTCCAGCGCGGGCCGATCTTTGCCCAGATGGTGCTGGCCGACGAGATCAACCGGGCGACACCCAAGACGCAGAGCGCTCTCTTGGAAGCTATGCAGGAGCGCAGCGTGACGGTCGCGGGCACGACGCATGAATTGCCGCTGCCGTTCTTCGTGCTGGCCACGCAGAACCCCATCGAGCAGGAGGGCACGTACCCGCTGCCCGAAGCGCAGCTCGACCGGTTCTTCTTCAAGCTGCAGGTGGGCTACGCCAACCGGGCCGAGATGGGCGAGATCATCGCACGCACGACCGGGGCGGTTGCCACCAGCGTGGAGTCCGTGCTCGACGCGAAGACGATCCTGGAGCACCAGAAGCTCGTCCGACGCGTTGCGGTTACCGATCAGGTCCGGGACTACGCCATCCGCCTGGTGCTCAGCACGCACGCCAAGGGTCGGTACTCTGACGGCCAGTTCGCGCCGCCGATGGTCAACCAGTTCGTGCGGGTTGGCGCGTCGCCCCGTGCGGCCCAGGCGTTGATTCTGGGTGCCAAATGCCGGGCGCTGGTCGATGGCCGACCGTCGGTGGCCATCGAGGACGTCAAGGCGATCGCGCTGCCCGCCCTACGCCACCGCATCGTGGTGAACTTCGAGGCCGAGGCGGAGGGCGTGGCCAGCGACCCGATCGTTGAGAACATCGTGCAGACGCTGCCGGTCGAGGGCGTATGA
- a CDS encoding prolyl oligopeptidase family serine peptidase, giving the protein MPMRVAAAIAVAILLLLVSPSPAQTVVELVEDADSLVIREMLAVDRLSRGGRSLIVTDPVEASIVRGTWGTPVEDEVVTAADGRTATWKPISANDDGVFNDRALAGGYAHVIVRSPVRRIVMLHARGHRHVSINGERRGGDVYNLGITVLPIELIEGDNELLFRGGRGRLRIELREPKAELFWLDRDVTRPDVVEGGEYVAASPLVNATTEQLIGVQGVWDGGRLTTQVVPGLGGIAPLGVRKLPVHMALPATLETDEVAVELGALSGMTQAQTSVSLRMRERHNKHSRTFISDIDGSVQYYAVTPPTEGKRVEGLILTLHGASVEARNQANAYGHKDGTIIVAPTNRRPFGFDWEDWGRIDAMEVLDHASDAYGHNNPQRTWLTGHSMGGHGTWQVGAHFAPKFAAIGPSAGWRDFWSYGGAGDFDESDPIGQILNTANNASRTLLLEENYKDLGVYILHGDADNNVPVSQARFMRERLAKFHPNFAYYEQPGAGHWWGNQCVDWPPMMEFFEDRSIDMTPASETFITINPAISSEGRLFTIHRQAKAMTPTQVELVRDTNKNTMVVTTENVLAMVIEPRAWSDFKVEPATLTVDGQTFDVPLHRDETGTTRLQRASVDQPWEGTGRFDLALKGAHRAGPFKHAFNNHMAFVYATGGTDDENAWALAKARYDADTWQYRANGSVDVVPDTAFDLNDPENADRNIIIYGCADSHRLWDALLDDAPIRIARDAATVGDRTLERDDLAAHFLYPRPGSDTALVGVVAGTGDGGRRLADEPRYFISGVGYPDWMLTSPDVLKSGLDGVVAAGFFESDWSVSETQSAWR; this is encoded by the coding sequence ATGCCCATGCGTGTTGCCGCTGCTATTGCCGTTGCCATCCTTCTGCTTCTCGTCTCGCCCTCGCCGGCCCAGACGGTCGTCGAACTCGTCGAAGACGCCGATTCGCTGGTCATCCGCGAGATGCTCGCCGTCGATCGCCTCTCTCGCGGTGGGCGCAGCCTGATCGTGACCGATCCGGTCGAAGCCAGCATCGTCCGAGGCACGTGGGGTACGCCGGTCGAGGACGAAGTGGTGACAGCCGCGGACGGGCGGACCGCGACCTGGAAGCCGATCTCCGCCAACGATGACGGCGTCTTCAATGATCGCGCACTCGCCGGCGGCTACGCCCACGTGATCGTCCGGTCGCCGGTCCGCCGCATCGTGATGCTCCATGCCCGCGGCCATCGGCACGTGAGTATCAATGGCGAACGCCGAGGCGGCGACGTGTACAACCTCGGCATCACGGTGCTCCCCATCGAATTGATCGAGGGCGACAACGAGTTGTTGTTCAGGGGCGGGCGCGGGCGGCTGCGCATCGAGCTGCGCGAGCCCAAGGCGGAGTTGTTCTGGCTCGATCGCGACGTGACCAGGCCCGACGTTGTCGAAGGTGGCGAATATGTCGCAGCTTCGCCTCTGGTGAACGCTACCACCGAGCAACTGATTGGCGTGCAGGGTGTGTGGGACGGCGGCCGCTTGACCACCCAGGTCGTCCCCGGGCTGGGGGGGATCGCGCCCCTTGGCGTCCGCAAGCTGCCTGTGCACATGGCTCTCCCAGCAACTTTGGAAACCGATGAGGTCGCCGTCGAGTTGGGTGCCCTCTCAGGAATGACACAGGCCCAGACATCCGTGTCGCTGCGGATGCGAGAAAGGCATAACAAGCACAGCCGCACCTTCATCAGCGACATCGACGGCAGCGTGCAGTACTACGCCGTCACGCCGCCCACCGAAGGAAAGAGGGTCGAAGGTCTGATCCTCACCTTGCACGGCGCGAGCGTCGAGGCGCGCAATCAGGCCAATGCGTATGGCCACAAGGATGGCACGATCATCGTTGCGCCCACCAACCGCCGCCCCTTCGGCTTCGACTGGGAAGACTGGGGCCGCATCGACGCGATGGAAGTACTCGACCATGCCTCGGATGCGTATGGCCACAACAACCCGCAGCGCACCTGGCTCACCGGCCACTCCATGGGCGGTCATGGCACGTGGCAGGTGGGCGCCCACTTTGCCCCAAAGTTCGCCGCCATCGGTCCCAGTGCCGGCTGGCGAGACTTCTGGAGCTACGGCGGCGCGGGCGACTTCGACGAAAGCGACCCCATCGGCCAGATCCTCAACACCGCCAACAACGCCAGCCGCACGCTGCTGCTCGAAGAGAACTACAAGGACCTGGGCGTCTACATCCTCCACGGCGACGCCGACAACAATGTGCCCGTGTCCCAGGCCCGTTTCATGCGAGAACGGCTGGCGAAGTTCCACCCCAACTTTGCCTACTACGAACAACCCGGGGCCGGGCACTGGTGGGGCAACCAGTGCGTCGACTGGCCGCCGATGATGGAGTTCTTCGAGGATCGCAGCATCGACATGACGCCGGCGAGCGAGACCTTCATCACTATCAATCCCGCCATCAGCAGCGAGGGGCGGCTGTTTACGATCCATCGGCAGGCGAAGGCGATGACGCCGACGCAGGTCGAGCTCGTGCGGGACACCAACAAGAACACGATGGTGGTGACGACGGAGAACGTGCTCGCGATGGTCATCGAGCCCCGAGCATGGAGCGATTTCAAGGTCGAGCCCGCCACGCTCACCGTCGACGGGCAGACGTTTGATGTCCCCCTCCACCGCGATGAAACCGGAACCACTCGCCTCCAACGTGCAAGCGTCGACCAGCCGTGGGAAGGAACTGGCAGGTTCGACCTTGCCCTCAAGGGCGCCCACCGCGCCGGACCCTTCAAGCACGCCTTCAACAACCACATGGCCTTCGTCTACGCCACCGGCGGCACCGATGATGAGAACGCCTGGGCCCTGGCCAAGGCCCGCTACGACGCCGACACTTGGCAGTACCGCGCCAACGGCTCGGTCGACGTCGTGCCCGACACCGCGTTCGATCTCAATGACCCCGAGAACGCCGACCGAAACATCATCATCTACGGCTGCGCCGATTCACATCGGCTTTGGGATGCCCTGCTCGACGATGCCCCGATCCGCATCGCGCGCGATGCGGCGACGGTGGGGGATCGCACGCTGGAACGTGACGACTTGGCCGCCCACTTCCTGTATCCAAGACCCGGCAGCGACACGGCGCTCGTCGGCGTCGTCGCGGGCACCGGCGATGGTGGTCGCCGACTGGCCGACGAGCCGCGGTACTTCATCTCGGGCGTGGGCTACCCAGATTGGATGCTCACCAGCCCGGACGTGCTCAAATCGGGGCTCGATGGTGTGGTCGCCGCGGGCTTCTTCGAGTCCGATTGGTCGGTGAGCGAAACGCAGAGCGCCTGGCGTTAG
- a CDS encoding YkgJ family cysteine cluster protein, which translates to MNPAGRDWFERSPFGPSDARGNSTTESGLRFNCTMCGNCCTGVPGTVMLDASERAALARHLGVSEAEFIAQYTKPIDGGISLDERLTAFGWDCVFLDRTTVPGKAVCGVYRARPKQCRTWPFWKRNLTDERAWDRASATCPGMNTGTLTPPRTVRLTRDASPI; encoded by the coding sequence ATGAACCCGGCCGGGCGAGACTGGTTCGAGCGGTCGCCGTTCGGGCCATCCGATGCACGAGGCAACTCGACAACCGAGAGTGGCTTGCGGTTCAACTGCACGATGTGCGGAAATTGCTGCACCGGCGTGCCAGGCACGGTGATGCTCGACGCGAGCGAGCGAGCAGCGCTGGCCCGGCACCTCGGCGTGAGCGAAGCCGAATTCATTGCGCAATACACCAAGCCGATCGATGGCGGCATCTCGCTGGACGAACGCCTGACCGCGTTCGGGTGGGACTGCGTGTTCCTCGATCGCACGACCGTGCCCGGCAAGGCCGTCTGCGGTGTGTACCGAGCCCGACCCAAGCAGTGCCGCACCTGGCCCTTCTGGAAGCGCAACCTGACCGATGAGCGTGCGTGGGATCGGGCGAGCGCCACGTGCCCCGGCATGAACACCGGAACGCTCACGCCCCCCCGCACCGTGCGCTTGACGCGTGACGCGAGCCCCATCTGA
- a CDS encoding FAD-dependent oxidoreductase yields the protein MDTDTVIIGGGLAGLNCARRLHAAGRSFILLEAADRLGGRVRTETISTSEGDYLVDCGFQVLLTAYPNAAEAFDYDALDLKCFYPGAMVFHDGQMHRVADPRRRPGDALRGFRTPIATTRDKLRLAEMSLRVLAGPVENLWARPDRSAIDALREEGFASTTIDRFFRPFFGGVFFDPDLETSSRMLEFTYRMFAQGRTCVPARGMAALPAQIARRLPADSVQVDSRVDRLERTSNGWTVQTTDRSVSATNIVVAVEGGTARTLMSPHATVDAKPVRWRQTATIAYACDKPPTEEAILVLDGQGEGPINHLASMSVASPAYAPKGKHLVYANVIDPTMLAAAMDDEVLDDVARPQLRRWFGEQVDGWRAINVDRIDHALPDQSPPWLSTPQRPVEMGGGLFACGDWLDNASIDGALASGSRCAQAVLDRTPA from the coding sequence ATGGACACTGACACGGTCATTATTGGAGGCGGCCTGGCTGGCTTGAACTGCGCGCGCAGATTGCATGCGGCCGGCCGCTCGTTCATCCTCTTGGAAGCCGCGGACCGGCTCGGTGGTCGGGTCCGCACCGAAACTATCTCGACATCGGAAGGCGATTACCTCGTTGATTGCGGCTTCCAGGTGCTGCTCACGGCGTATCCCAACGCGGCCGAAGCGTTCGATTACGATGCGCTCGACCTGAAGTGCTTCTATCCCGGCGCGATGGTGTTCCACGACGGGCAAATGCATCGCGTCGCCGATCCCCGCCGACGGCCCGGCGACGCGCTCCGCGGCTTTCGAACGCCCATCGCGACCACGCGCGATAAGCTGCGCCTGGCCGAAATGTCCTTGCGCGTGCTCGCGGGGCCGGTCGAGAATCTCTGGGCCCGGCCCGATCGGTCCGCGATCGACGCGTTGCGCGAGGAGGGCTTCGCGAGCACGACCATCGATCGCTTCTTCCGACCGTTCTTTGGCGGGGTGTTCTTCGATCCGGACCTCGAGACCTCCAGTCGCATGCTCGAGTTTACCTATCGCATGTTCGCACAAGGTCGTACGTGCGTTCCGGCCCGTGGCATGGCCGCGCTGCCCGCGCAGATCGCCCGTCGATTGCCAGCAGATTCAGTGCAGGTGGATTCTCGCGTTGATCGTCTGGAACGCACCAGCAATGGCTGGACAGTCCAAACCACAGATCGTTCGGTGAGCGCGACGAACATCGTCGTGGCGGTCGAAGGCGGTACCGCACGCACACTGATGTCGCCGCACGCGACTGTTGACGCCAAGCCGGTGCGTTGGCGACAGACGGCGACTATCGCCTACGCCTGCGACAAACCTCCCACCGAAGAAGCCATCCTGGTGCTGGACGGCCAGGGTGAAGGCCCGATCAATCACCTGGCTTCCATGAGCGTCGCTTCGCCCGCGTACGCACCCAAGGGCAAGCACCTGGTGTACGCGAACGTGATCGATCCCACCATGCTCGCCGCCGCGATGGATGACGAGGTGCTCGACGACGTCGCGCGTCCCCAACTCCGCCGGTGGTTTGGCGAGCAGGTCGATGGCTGGCGTGCGATCAATGTCGATCGCATCGATCACGCCCTGCCGGACCAGAGCCCACCCTGGCTGAGTACGCCCCAGCGGCCGGTCGAGATGGGTGGCGGGCTCTTCGCCTGTGGTGATTGGCTGGACAATGCCTCGATCGATGGCGCCCTGGCGAGTGGTTCTCGGTGCGCTCAGGCCGTGCTCGACCGCACGCCCGCCTGA
- a CDS encoding SpoIIE family protein phosphatase: MAEVLTDPLARLALVRELLEDVSRAEEPGQIQLAFRRMWQLYPVDLYVSASVRGLAEGQYKVTRIIDTQEVADAPDDGKNIYERFDPWKNWKALPVHGGGLLGEIMDAGEPAVVRIDGVKDDPALGDAAAGMKAVLATPIFDRGRPLNWAFQFVRDAEAFNEEALELFVMVANLSGTATRNLVAVREAEQATSRLRGQFEEVARVQQSLLPRSLPDIPGLSLATSYLTSDQAGGDYYDFFPFEDGRWGILIADVAGHGAAAATVMAMLHAILHAYEGSGIHPHLVLEHANSRLVAAGLEGAFTTAFLGVYDPATGEFQFSRAGHNPPRWKRGASGEVLSIEEAGSLPLGVFEPLGATSASIRLEPGDTIVLYTDGITESFNQKREMFGVNGLDEALEGCSGQPACVVDSVHGALYEHTNSRTRDDDQTIVALRYAGVPQDQDATFSTAAGVLA, encoded by the coding sequence ATGGCTGAAGTGCTGACCGATCCCCTGGCCCGCCTGGCGCTCGTCCGCGAGTTGCTCGAGGATGTCAGCCGCGCTGAAGAACCCGGGCAGATCCAGCTCGCCTTCCGCCGCATGTGGCAGCTCTACCCGGTTGACCTGTACGTCTCGGCCTCGGTCCGCGGGCTGGCCGAGGGCCAGTACAAGGTCACGCGGATCATCGACACCCAGGAGGTTGCCGACGCCCCGGATGATGGCAAGAACATCTACGAGCGGTTCGATCCCTGGAAGAACTGGAAGGCGCTCCCGGTGCATGGCGGCGGCTTGCTGGGCGAGATCATGGATGCTGGCGAGCCGGCGGTGGTCCGGATCGACGGCGTGAAGGACGACCCCGCGCTGGGCGATGCCGCCGCGGGCATGAAGGCGGTGCTGGCGACACCGATCTTCGATCGCGGTCGACCGCTCAACTGGGCCTTCCAGTTCGTTCGTGATGCCGAGGCGTTCAACGAGGAAGCGCTCGAATTGTTCGTGATGGTGGCAAACCTCAGCGGCACGGCGACACGCAACCTCGTGGCCGTGCGTGAGGCCGAGCAGGCGACCAGCCGGCTGCGCGGGCAGTTCGAGGAAGTCGCCCGCGTTCAGCAGAGCCTGCTGCCTCGCTCGCTGCCGGATATTCCCGGGCTCTCGCTGGCAACGAGCTACCTCACCAGTGACCAGGCGGGCGGGGACTACTACGACTTCTTCCCATTCGAGGACGGCCGCTGGGGCATCCTCATCGCCGATGTGGCCGGCCACGGGGCCGCGGCGGCCACGGTGATGGCCATGCTCCACGCGATCCTGCACGCTTACGAGGGCAGCGGCATCCATCCGCACCTCGTGCTCGAGCACGCCAACAGCCGCCTCGTCGCCGCCGGGCTCGAGGGCGCGTTCACCACGGCCTTCCTGGGCGTGTACGACCCCGCGACGGGCGAGTTCCAGTTCAGCCGGGCCGGGCATAACCCGCCGCGATGGAAGCGGGGCGCCTCGGGCGAGGTGCTCTCGATCGAGGAGGCGGGCAGCCTGCCGCTGGGTGTGTTCGAGCCACTGGGTGCGACCAGCGCATCGATCAGGCTCGAGCCGGGCGACACCATCGTGCTTTATACCGATGGCATCACCGAATCGTTCAACCAGAAGCGTGAGATGTTCGGCGTGAACGGCCTGGACGAGGCGCTCGAAGGTTGCTCGGGTCAGCCGGCCTGCGTGGTCGATTCGGTCCACGGCGCACTCTACGAGCACACGAACTCACGCACGCGAGACGACGATCAGACCATCGTCGCCCTGCGCTACGCTGGCGTCCCCCAGGACCAGGATGCCACGTTCAGCACCGCCGCCGGCGTCCTGGCATGA
- the dtd gene encoding D-aminoacyl-tRNA deacylase: MRVVIQRVAEASVILPREGDVSGQIGHGLLALVGLQRGDTDSTLDWMANKLLRLRVFPDTQDKMNLSVLEVPDARILLVPNFTVGCDIGKGLRPSFDTAMPSDAASGMFKEFVEKFSGKGINVETGVFGSEMHVRLCNDGPVTFVIESQDQ; this comes from the coding sequence ATGCGAGTTGTCATCCAACGTGTAGCCGAAGCCAGTGTCATCCTCCCACGAGAGGGCGATGTTAGCGGACAAATCGGCCACGGCCTACTGGCCTTGGTTGGCTTGCAACGCGGCGATACCGATTCCACATTGGATTGGATGGCCAACAAGCTCTTACGGTTGCGAGTGTTCCCGGATACGCAAGACAAGATGAATCTCTCTGTGCTGGAAGTTCCCGATGCAAGAATCCTTCTCGTGCCAAACTTCACCGTGGGATGCGACATCGGCAAGGGCCTTCGACCCAGCTTCGATACGGCCATGCCGTCCGATGCGGCGAGTGGCATGTTTAAGGAGTTTGTGGAGAAATTTTCAGGGAAGGGCATCAACGTTGAGACCGGCGTTTTTGGATCGGAGATGCACGTGCGTCTTTGCAATGACGGGCCGGTCACGTTTGTAATTGAGTCTCAGGATCAATAA
- a CDS encoding pyridoxal phosphate-dependent aminotransferase, with translation MDVSRLVTDRARAVDASGIRRIFQLGAQIENPINLSIGQPDFPVPEPIKRAAIEAIEADHNGYTQTQGIAPLRERLTDWLTLDLGWSFGSAGDPELLVTSGTSGALYLAFLALLGPGDEAIIPDPYFVMYPHIATMCGAKAVRCDTYPDFRMTAERVEPLITERTKLVLYNAPSNPAGVVGSVQECKDLLDLCRRKGVLLISDEIYDEFTFDDFEDDKAAGDPSRARCPSPARFEGAQDDVLVIRGFGKTYGVTGWRMGYAAGPAELMGHIGKFQQYTYVCAPSMAQHGCIAAMDVDMGQIVSQYKQRRDALVKALSRWTEVAVPGGAFYLFPRVPEGMTGTQFVEDAISRKLLVIPGGFFSDRDTHFRLSFASSQDTIDRGIEVLERMYTGG, from the coding sequence ATGGACGTAAGCCGCCTCGTGACCGACCGAGCCCGGGCCGTCGACGCCTCGGGCATCCGCCGCATCTTCCAACTCGGTGCCCAGATCGAGAACCCGATCAACCTGAGCATCGGGCAGCCGGACTTTCCGGTGCCCGAACCGATCAAGCGCGCCGCGATCGAGGCCATCGAGGCCGACCACAACGGGTACACGCAAACGCAGGGCATCGCGCCGCTTCGTGAGAGGCTGACAGACTGGCTCACCCTCGACCTGGGCTGGAGTTTCGGCTCGGCGGGTGATCCGGAGTTGCTGGTCACCAGCGGCACGAGCGGGGCGCTGTACCTGGCCTTCCTGGCCCTGCTCGGTCCGGGCGATGAGGCGATCATCCCCGACCCGTACTTCGTGATGTATCCCCACATCGCCACCATGTGCGGTGCCAAGGCCGTGCGGTGCGACACGTACCCAGACTTCCGGATGACCGCCGAGCGGGTGGAGCCGCTGATTACTGAGCGCACGAAGCTGGTGCTGTACAACGCGCCGTCGAACCCGGCGGGCGTGGTTGGCAGCGTTCAGGAATGCAAGGACCTTCTGGACCTATGCCGCCGCAAGGGTGTGCTGCTGATCAGCGACGAGATCTACGACGAGTTCACGTTCGATGACTTCGAGGACGACAAGGCCGCTGGCGACCCGTCGCGGGCGCGGTGCCCATCCCCCGCCCGGTTCGAGGGGGCGCAGGACGACGTGCTGGTGATCCGCGGCTTCGGCAAGACCTACGGCGTCACCGGCTGGCGGATGGGCTATGCCGCGGGGCCGGCCGAGTTGATGGGCCATATCGGGAAGTTCCAGCAGTACACCTATGTGTGCGCGCCGTCGATGGCCCAGCACGGGTGCATCGCGGCGATGGACGTGGACATGGGGCAGATCGTGTCGCAATACAAGCAGCGGCGGGACGCGCTCGTGAAGGCCTTGAGCCGGTGGACCGAGGTGGCGGTGCCGGGCGGTGCGTTCTATCTGTTTCCCCGCGTGCCGGAGGGGATGACCGGTACCCAATTCGTCGAGGACGCGATCTCGCGCAAGCTGCTGGTGATCCCCGGCGGGTTCTTCAGCGATCGCGATACGCACTTCAGGCTGAGCTTCGCGTCCTCGCAAGACACGATCGACCGAGGCATCGAGGTGCTCGAACGGATGTACACCGGCGGCTGA
- a CDS encoding SpoIIE family protein phosphatase: MLGRVSIRVLLPLLMGLPVAVAAVVLVTLWSGQTSETARTLNAAEMAQIHGRIDERLASLLETLPRATRIQRGHILAGRRDRDDLRSWRGPLFEFAEAMDMISGISWGDATGRATWVFRYPGKLHPEFAIADEQTKLANDSPDTGYVEEYSLDATGNVIDRIGGYPYDPRGRPWYVGAVLGGKPTYLDPYAWLNVDGQATTLGLPFVEPVYIEPNGDGEERELIGVLAAEFSLEDLAAFLRTLEVGDAGFVLILDGGGRLIAHSLPKDQVPAIIEIDGLPAVPVASQMADARVRDAANHVAREVARQQGERAEDLSEEIESGTIVADIAGSPMLVRVSAYHDAPGLDWRIITALPEAELLLPVAAARASSDRASTAAFVLTVLLGLALGLLATRPVSRLVREIGRVGEGELEERVVPGVTSELGRIAEAVNTMAEDLRDRVRLRESLLVAMEVQKNLLPHEPPVIEGLDIAGHSTYCDETGGDYYDYLHIEGLSERCAALAIGDVVGHGVAAAMLMATARGILRSRCHEPASLGELLKHLNELLVDDTGGERFMTMLLVVLDGGTGNMAWASAGHGPPMVYVAKDDRFAEHKGGGIPLGLFAGREFETYTAGPFSPGDIVVLSTDGLWEAKQADGEFYGMERLQRVIRESATENAESIAAAIREDHKAACGDKSQDDDITFVVAKIV, translated from the coding sequence ATGCTTGGCCGCGTGTCGATCCGAGTGCTCTTGCCGCTCCTCATGGGCCTGCCCGTCGCGGTCGCGGCCGTCGTGCTGGTCACGTTGTGGAGCGGGCAGACCAGCGAGACGGCGCGCACGCTGAACGCCGCCGAGATGGCCCAGATCCACGGCCGGATCGACGAACGGCTGGCGTCGTTGCTCGAAACCCTGCCACGGGCGACGCGCATCCAGCGCGGGCACATCCTGGCCGGCCGGCGCGATCGGGACGACCTGCGGTCTTGGCGCGGGCCGCTGTTCGAGTTCGCCGAAGCGATGGACATGATCAGCGGCATCAGTTGGGGCGACGCCACGGGCCGGGCGACCTGGGTGTTCCGCTACCCGGGCAAGCTGCACCCCGAGTTCGCCATCGCCGACGAGCAAACCAAGCTGGCCAACGACTCGCCCGATACCGGGTACGTCGAGGAGTATTCTCTTGACGCAACGGGGAACGTCATCGATCGGATCGGCGGCTATCCGTACGACCCACGCGGCAGGCCCTGGTATGTCGGGGCCGTGTTGGGCGGCAAGCCCACCTATCTCGACCCCTACGCGTGGCTGAATGTGGACGGGCAGGCCACCACGCTCGGCCTGCCGTTCGTCGAGCCGGTGTACATCGAGCCCAACGGTGATGGCGAAGAGCGCGAGTTGATCGGCGTTCTTGCGGCCGAATTCAGCCTCGAAGACCTCGCGGCCTTTCTTCGAACGCTCGAGGTGGGCGACGCGGGGTTCGTGCTGATCCTCGACGGCGGCGGCCGGCTGATCGCCCACTCGCTGCCCAAGGATCAGGTACCGGCCATCATCGAGATCGACGGCTTGCCGGCCGTCCCGGTCGCCTCGCAGATGGCCGATGCCCGGGTGCGCGACGCGGCCAATCACGTGGCGCGCGAGGTGGCCCGTCAGCAGGGCGAGCGAGCCGAGGACTTGTCAGAAGAGATCGAATCCGGCACGATCGTCGCCGATATTGCCGGCTCGCCCATGCTGGTCCGCGTGTCGGCGTACCACGATGCGCCGGGGCTCGACTGGCGCATCATCACCGCCCTGCCCGAAGCCGAGTTGCTCCTGCCGGTGGCCGCCGCGCGGGCCAGCAGCGATCGGGCCAGCACGGCTGCCTTCGTGCTCACCGTCCTGCTTGGCCTGGCGCTCGGCCTGCTGGCCACGCGGCCGGTGTCCAGGCTCGTGCGAGAGATCGGCCGCGTGGGCGAGGGAGAGCTCGAAGAACGCGTCGTGCCCGGTGTGACGAGCGAGTTGGGCCGGATCGCCGAGGCGGTGAACACCATGGCCGAGGACCTGCGCGATCGCGTTCGGCTGCGCGAGAGCCTGCTGGTGGCGATGGAGGTCCAGAAGAACCTGCTGCCCCACGAACCGCCGGTGATCGAGGGCCTGGACATCGCCGGCCACAGCACGTACTGCGATGAAACCGGCGGGGACTATTACGACTATCTGCACATCGAGGGTCTCAGCGAGCGATGCGCGGCACTGGCCATCGGCGACGTCGTCGGCCACGGCGTGGCGGCGGCGATGCTCATGGCCACGGCCCGCGGCATCCTGCGTAGCCGGTGCCACGAACCGGCGTCGCTGGGCGAGTTACTCAAGCACCTCAATGAATTGCTGGTTGACGACACGGGCGGCGAACGCTTCATGACGATGCTGCTGGTCGTGCTCGATGGCGGGACTGGCAACATGGCTTGGGCCTCGGCGGGTCACGGTCCGCCGATGGTGTATGTCGCGAAGGATGATCGCTTCGCCGAGCACAAGGGCGGCGGCATCCCGCTCGGGCTGTTTGCGGGCAGGGAGTTCGAGACGTACACCGCCGGACCGTTCTCGCCGGGCGATATCGTGGTGCTGTCGACCGATGGATTGTGGGAAGCCAAGCAGGCCGACGGCGAGTTCTATGGCATGGAACGCTTGCAGCGGGTGATCCGCGAGTCGGCCACAGAGAACGCCGAGTCGATCGCCGCGGCGATCCGCGAGGATCACAAGGCCGCGTGCGGCGACAAGTCACAGGACGACGACATCACGTTCGTTGTGGCCAAGATCGTCTAA
- a CDS encoding small basic protein has protein sequence MSIHSSLRTGGALVEKRSVLTRAERVAKLLDEKKMPKDEKKALGLPKVRVF, from the coding sequence ATGAGTATTCACAGTTCGCTTCGCACCGGTGGCGCCTTGGTCGAGAAGCGGTCGGTCCTGACCCGGGCCGAGCGTGTCGCCAAGCTGCTCGACGAGAAGAAGATGCCCAAGGACGAGAAGAAGGCTCTGGGCCTGCCCAAGGTCCGCGTCTTCTAG